One segment of Panicum virgatum strain AP13 chromosome 1K, P.virgatum_v5, whole genome shotgun sequence DNA contains the following:
- the LOC120674210 gene encoding two-component response regulator ORR24-like produces MTVEEVKLQGKANGGHGARDQFPVGMRVLAVDDDPTCLKVLENLLLRCQYHVTTTGQAATALKLLREKKDQFDLVISDVHMPDMDGFKLLELVGLEMDLPVIMLSANGETQTVMKGITHGACDYLLKPVRIEQLRTIWQHVVRRKSSDAKNHGNDNDDSGKKLQLASAEGDNGGVNRNKRTSRKGRDDNGDEGDDSDDSNENGDSSTQKKPRVVWSVELHRKFVAAVNQLGIDKAVPKKILDLMNVENITRENVASHLQKYRLYLKRLSADASRQANLTAAFGGRNPAYVNMGLEAFRQYNAYGRYRPVPTPNHSQSNNLLARMNSPSAFGMHGLLPSQSLQIGHTQNNLNTSLGNVGGMNNGNLIRGAHMPLQDSSKCFPTGLSGNSFANISNGTTLVPTNNLPLHSLEPSNQQHLGRMHSSSTDPFNSFVGESPQFPDLGRCNTTWPTAVSSSNVHELGQKDSMSQPNLRVNAPKLEPLSSFTEASSQIPLLGNEMQGQVASLASTGLPMPFNQEAVPFTYGSSANSREMLNNNLALSNSGINSSLPNLRIDNSVVPRQTLDGGNSGGGVPPLQDGRIDQQAVSSQLNYNNNLMGTSRLQRGLSGGLDDIVVDMFRPDRADDGVPFIDGDWELV; encoded by the exons TGACAACAACTGGGCAGGCGGCCACGGCCCTGAAGCTGTTGAGGGAGAAGAAGGACCAGTTTGACCTTGTGATCAGTGATGTCCACATGCCGGACATGGATGGTTTCAAGCTCCTCGAGCTTGTGGGCCTCGAGATGGACCTCCCAGTCATTA TGTTGTCTGCAAATGGGGAGACACAAACAGTCATGAAGGGTATCACCCATGGAGCATGTGACTACCTGCTGAAACCAGTGCGTATTGAGCAGTTGAGGACAATATGGCAGCATGTGGTTAGGCGGAAGAGTTCCGATGCCAAGAATCATGGTAATGATAACGATGATTCTGGTAAAAAGTTGCAGTTGGCTAGTGCTGAAGGTGACAATGGCGGTGTTAATCGCAACAAGAGAACTTCACGCAAGGGTAGGGATGATAATGGAGACGAAGGTGATGATTCTGATGATAGTAATGAGAATGGAGACTCGTCGACCCAGAAGAAGCCAAGGGTTGTGTGGTCTGTTGAATTGCACCGAAAGTTTGTGGCTGCTGTCAACCAGCTTGGCATTGACA AGGCTGTTCCAAAGAAAATACTGGATCTCATGAATGTTGAGAACATCACAAGGGAGAATGTTGCGAGTCACTTGCAG AAGTACCGGCTGTATCTGAAAAGACTTAGTGCTGATGCAAGCAGGCAGGCTAACCTTACTGCTGCATTTGGAGGAAGGAATCCTGCTTATGTTAACATGGGACTAGAAGCCTTCAGGCAGTACAATGCATATGGGAGATATCGGCCAGTTCCAACCCCTAACCATTCACAGTCCAACAACCTTCTTGCAAGGATGAACTCCCCTTCTGCATTTGGGATGCATGGTTTGCTGCCTTCGCAGTCACTTCAGATCGGACACACCCAGAATAATCTGAACACTTCCTTGGGCAATGTTGGTGGGATGAACAATGGTAACCTGATCAGGGGTGCTCATATGCCACTGCAGGATAGTAGCAAATGCTTTCCTACTGGTCTTTCTGGCAACTCTTTTGCAAACATATCAAATGGCACAACATTGGTTCCAACAAATAACTTGCCACTACATTCTCTTGAGCCAAGCAACCAGCAACACCTTGGTCGGATGCACTCTTCTTCTACCGACCCGTTTAACTCATTTGTTGGCGAGTCTCCCCAGTTTCCAGATCTTGGAAGATGCAACACCACCTGGCCAACAGCAGTTTCATCATCAAACGTTCATGAACTTGGTCAGAAGGACAGCATGTCCCAACCAAACCTGCGTGTGAATGCCCCCAAGCTTGAGCCTCTCTCAAGCTTTACAGAAGCATCCAGTCAGATTCCCTTGCTGGGAAATGAAATGCAGGGCCAAGTAGCATCACTAGCAAGCACCGGTCTTCCAATGCCGTTCAATCAGGAAGCAGTGCCGTTCACATACGGAAGCAGCGCCAACTCAAGAGAGATGCTGAATAACAACCTTGCTCTTAGTAATTCAGGCATCAACTCCTCATTGCCGAACCTTCGCATAGACAATTCTGTTGTTCCAAGGCAGACACTGGATGGTGGTAATTCAGGGGGTGGTGTTCCTCCTCTCCAAGATGGCAGGATTGATCAGCAGGCTGTTAGTAGTCAGCTAAACTATAACAACAATCTCATGGGGACAAGTAGGCTGCAGAGAGGACTCAGCGGTGGTCTGGATGACATTGTTGTTGACATGTTTAGGCCG GACCGTGCAGACGACGGTGTCCCCTTCATCGATGGGGACTGGGAGCTGGTCTAG